Proteins found in one Triticum aestivum cultivar Chinese Spring chromosome 4D, IWGSC CS RefSeq v2.1, whole genome shotgun sequence genomic segment:
- the LOC123099398 gene encoding WAT1-related protein At5g64700-like yields MAMFAMESVMLPASMVLVQLFSILLVLLSKLALNTGMRPFVLLAYRNLIGAAAVAPLTFVFERKKAKIPNLIEWGWISMNATSGVILAMGLYYYGLRGTNATYSVVFLNLIPIVTSVVAILLRAEKLVFRKWHGKMKLLGIVACAGGTMVVSLYKGKMLHHPWPTHLLRSHTQAAAAPAAHHNMVIGTLFLCGSCLGYAFWFIIQVKLAKVFPSRYWVATLTCLSGSLQAFVIGILIDPHTSAWRLKWDLQLLTVVYSGVFNTGVALVLMSWAVKRRGPIYPSMFNSLAMVATVIMDSTLLGTSIFLGSMIGTVLVIVGLYAFLWGKGKELREAMSLTKNAGENEDPRDGDEHGEPVLEVRRRGDEIA; encoded by the exons ATGGCCATGTTCGCGATGGAGAGCGTCATGCTGCCGGCGAGCATGGTGCTGGTGCAGCTCTTCTCCATCTTGCTAGTGCTTCTCTCCAAGCTCGCCCTCAACACCGGCATGCGGCCCTTCGTCCTCCTCGCCTACCGGAACCTCatcggcgccgccgccgtcgcgcccctcaCCTTCGTCTTCGAGAG GAAAAAAGCCAAAATCCCAAACCTCATAGAGTGGGGCTGGATTTCCATGAATGCCACATCCGG GGTTATCCTGGCGATGGGGCTGTACTACTATGGACTGCGCGGCACCAACGCCACCTACTCCGTCGTCTTCCTCAACCTCATCCCCATCGTCACCTCCGTGGTCGCCATCCTACTCCG GGCAGAGAAGCTGGTATTCAGGAAGTGGCATGGAAAGATGAAGCTCTTGGGCATCGTGGCCTGCGCCGGGGGAACAATGGTGGTTAGCCTGTACAAGGGCAAGATGCTGCACCATCCTTGGCCGACCCACCTGCTGAGGTCCCATACTCAGGCGGCCGCAGCTCCGGCAGCTCACCACAACATGGTCATCGGCACGTTGTTCCTTTGCGGTAGTTGCCTCGGATATGCCTTCTGGTTCATCATACAG GTTAAGCTTGCCAAGGTATTCCCATCTAGGTACTGGGTGGCGACGCTGACGTGTCTGTCGGGAAGCCTGCAAGCATTCGTCATCGGCATCCTGATCGACCCTCACACGTCCGCATGGAGGCTCAAGTGGGACCTGCAGCTCCTAACCGTTGTCTACTCG GGGGTGTTCAACACCGGTGTTGCATTGGTCCTCATGTCGTGGGCGGTGAAGCGTCGTGGGCCCATCTACCCCTCCATGTTTAATTCCCTCGCGATGGTAGCGACGGTGATCATGGACTCGACACTGCTTGGCACCAGCATCTTCTTAGGCAG CATGATTGGGACGGTGCTGGTCATTGTGGGGCTATACGCATTTCTGTGGGGGAAAGGGAAGGAGCTGCGGGAAGCTATGTCGCTAACGAAGAACGCCGGTGAGAATGAAGACCCTAGAGATGGTGATGAGCATGGTGAGCCAGTGTTGGAGGTGCGTCGTCGCGGCGATGAAATAGCATAG